The following are encoded in a window of Fusarium oxysporum f. sp. lycopersici 4287 chromosome 5, whole genome shotgun sequence genomic DNA:
- a CDS encoding splicing factor U2AF 23 kDa subunit — protein MANFLASIFGTELDKVNCSFYFKIGACRHGDRCSRKHVKPSYSQTILMPNLYQNPAYDPKNRMNPSQLQNHFDAFYEDIWCELCKYGELEELVVCDNNNDHLIGNVYARFKYEESAQKACDELNSRWYAARPIYCELSPVTDFREACCRLNSGEGCVRGGFCNFIHRKNPSEELDRDLTLSTKKWLKERGRDEKSASRSPTPEPTRRRY, from the exons ATGGCCAATTTTCTTGCCTCAATCTTCGGTACAGAGcttgacaaggtcaactgCTCTTTCTACTTC AAAATCGGTGCTTGTCGTCATGGCGATCGCTGCTCGCGAAAACACGTCAAGCCTTCCTACAGTCAGACGATCCTGATGCCCAACCTCTATCAGAATCCGGCGTACGATCCCAAAAACCGAATGAATCCTTCCCAACTACAGAATCACTTCGACGCCTTCTACGAGGATATCTGGTGTGAGCTTTGCAAATACGGCGAACTGGAGGAGCTTGTTGTTTGTGACAACAACAATGATC ACTTGATCGGCAACGTCTACGCCCGCTTCAAGTACGAAGAGTCAGCCCAGAAGGCTTGCGATGAGCTTAACAGTCGATGGTATGCTGCGCGCCCGATATACTGCGAATTAAGTCCTGTTACCGACTTCCGCGAGGCTTGTTGCCGACTTAACTCTGGAGAAGGTTGTGTTCGAGGAGGCTTCTGCAACTTCATCCACCGAAAGAACCCTAGCGAAGAACTCGATCGCGATCTGACTCTAAGCACAAAGAAGTGGCTAAAGGAGCGTGGTCGCGATGAGAAGAGCGCGTCTCGCTCACCTACACCTGAACCCACAAGACGTCGCTACTAG